In the Ramlibacter tataouinensis TTB310 genome, one interval contains:
- a CDS encoding UvrD-helicase domain-containing protein, with translation MSAPDLAYEHNGRRVTREAFYAIACDPRRSVAVEACAGAGKTWMLVSRIVRALLDGAQPHEILAITFTKKAAGEMRQRLQDGLADFAQAPPERLRQALVERGVGPQSAAALAEPLRNLYRQLLAAGRPVQVRTFHSWFAALLRTAPLAVLERLGLPARYELLEDDAEAVRRVWRRFFTAVAAQPEARRDYEESVAAHGRFNTQKALEAALAKRVEFALADPQGVVERSVRPFGELFPALAGPAAPQDALLAPAARERWLARARVLGAERNKTPQKAAQAIVEAFEAEDPTQRLALLRKGFFVATEDRLSQHLAKLPAAQEAEPELQALCAAADQHEAWLHHQRLTRLTRLLLQEFAALKRDQGWVDMNDVEQAALALLSDPVLSGWVQERLDARIAHLLIDEFQDTNPLQWQALHGWLSAYAGAGGGSAPSVFMVGDPKQSIYRFRRAEPQVFRAAQAFVREGLQGELLACDHTHRNAPAVMEVVNRVMGAAQDAGEYEGFRSHTTQSQAPGSVGWLPPVPRAAIDAAPAQEAFGPAAWRDSLTVPRELPEEKLVTLECRQAARWIAGRLAGGALPQDVMVLARRRDRLVAMEAELRALGIPAQQPEKTELGEAPEVQDVVALLDVLVSPAHDLSLARALRSPLFSVPDEALVELALRARRRQAEGPPVPWLELLQQESFDAGPLRGLGAVLTRWKGWVDRLPPHDALDAIYHEGDLLARYAQAAPPALREAVLSHLRALLGAALQVGGGRYATPYALVRALKAGGVPGPAIATAAAVRLLTVHGAKGLEAPLVLLLDTDAPSARAETMGVIIDWPGEAPGPRRFAFLASQSRPPACCAQVLEAELAARRREELNALYVAMTRARQELVVSSVQPHAPAAGSWWQRLQPLAAPLEAPAPFAAGPSAAQEAFDIPVVPDLDLQDTPAAGGTRAWRAAASTASLFGQALHRLLELPPPPDGAWPPAVLQRVGRECALAPQELQDAAAMAWRILAGEGAWAWDASVVSWHGNEIELHHQGELLRLDRLVRRHDGVWWVLDYKSGARPEHDEALLAQLRRYRQAVQACSPGATVHAAFLTGQGRLVRVE, from the coding sequence ATGAGCGCCCCGGACCTCGCCTACGAGCACAACGGCCGGCGCGTCACGCGCGAGGCGTTCTACGCCATCGCCTGCGACCCGCGCCGCAGCGTGGCGGTGGAGGCCTGCGCCGGTGCCGGCAAGACCTGGATGCTGGTCTCGCGCATTGTGCGCGCGCTGCTGGACGGCGCCCAGCCTCACGAGATCCTGGCCATCACCTTCACCAAGAAGGCGGCCGGCGAGATGCGCCAGCGGCTGCAGGACGGCCTGGCCGACTTCGCCCAGGCCCCGCCCGAGCGATTGCGCCAAGCCCTGGTCGAGCGGGGCGTGGGCCCGCAGTCCGCGGCGGCGCTGGCCGAACCCCTGCGCAACCTCTACCGGCAGTTGCTGGCGGCGGGTCGGCCGGTGCAGGTGCGCACCTTCCACAGCTGGTTCGCGGCCCTGCTGCGCACCGCGCCGCTGGCGGTGCTGGAACGCCTGGGCCTGCCGGCGCGCTACGAGCTGCTGGAGGACGATGCCGAGGCGGTGCGGCGGGTGTGGCGCCGCTTTTTCACGGCGGTGGCGGCGCAGCCCGAGGCACGGCGCGACTACGAGGAGTCGGTGGCCGCCCATGGCCGCTTCAACACCCAGAAGGCGCTGGAGGCGGCGCTGGCCAAGCGGGTGGAGTTCGCGCTGGCGGACCCGCAAGGCGTGGTGGAGCGCTCGGTGCGGCCTTTCGGCGAGCTGTTCCCGGCGCTGGCCGGCCCTGCGGCGCCGCAGGACGCGCTGCTGGCACCCGCCGCGCGCGAGCGCTGGCTGGCGCGCGCCCGGGTGCTGGGCGCCGAGCGCAACAAGACGCCGCAGAAAGCGGCCCAGGCCATCGTCGAGGCGTTCGAGGCTGAAGATCCCACGCAGCGCCTGGCGCTGCTGCGCAAGGGATTCTTCGTCGCGACCGAAGACCGCCTGAGCCAGCACCTGGCCAAGCTGCCCGCCGCCCAGGAGGCCGAGCCGGAGCTGCAGGCCCTGTGCGCGGCGGCCGACCAGCACGAGGCCTGGCTGCACCACCAGCGCCTGACGCGCCTGACGCGCCTGCTGCTGCAGGAGTTCGCCGCGCTCAAGCGCGACCAGGGCTGGGTCGACATGAACGACGTGGAGCAGGCCGCGCTGGCCCTGCTGTCCGACCCGGTGCTCTCCGGCTGGGTGCAGGAGCGGCTGGACGCGCGCATCGCCCACCTGCTGATCGACGAGTTCCAGGACACCAACCCGCTGCAGTGGCAGGCGCTGCACGGCTGGCTGAGCGCCTATGCCGGCGCGGGCGGCGGCTCGGCGCCCAGTGTGTTCATGGTCGGCGATCCCAAGCAGAGCATCTACCGCTTCCGCCGCGCCGAGCCGCAGGTGTTCCGGGCGGCGCAGGCCTTCGTGCGCGAGGGGCTGCAGGGCGAGTTGCTCGCCTGCGACCACACGCACCGCAACGCGCCTGCCGTGATGGAGGTGGTCAACCGAGTGATGGGCGCCGCACAGGACGCGGGCGAGTACGAGGGCTTCCGCTCCCACACCACGCAGTCGCAGGCGCCCGGCTCGGTCGGCTGGCTGCCGCCGGTCCCGCGCGCCGCGATCGACGCCGCGCCCGCCCAGGAGGCCTTCGGGCCCGCGGCCTGGCGCGACAGCCTCACCGTGCCGCGCGAGCTGCCCGAGGAGAAGCTGGTCACGCTGGAATGCCGCCAGGCCGCGCGCTGGATCGCCGGCCGCTTGGCCGGCGGCGCCCTGCCGCAGGACGTGATGGTGCTGGCGCGCCGGCGCGACCGGCTGGTGGCGATGGAAGCCGAACTGCGCGCCCTGGGCATTCCGGCCCAGCAGCCGGAAAAGACCGAGCTGGGCGAGGCGCCCGAGGTGCAGGATGTGGTGGCGCTGCTGGACGTGCTGGTGTCCCCCGCGCACGACCTGTCGCTGGCGCGCGCGCTGAGGTCGCCCCTCTTCTCGGTACCGGACGAGGCGCTGGTGGAGCTGGCGTTGCGCGCCCGCCGCCGGCAGGCCGAGGGCCCGCCCGTGCCCTGGCTCGAACTGCTGCAGCAGGAATCCTTCGACGCGGGGCCCCTGCGCGGGCTGGGGGCCGTGCTGACCCGCTGGAAGGGCTGGGTGGACCGGCTGCCGCCGCACGACGCGCTGGACGCGATCTACCACGAGGGCGACCTGCTGGCCCGCTACGCCCAGGCGGCGCCGCCGGCACTGCGCGAGGCGGTGCTGTCCCACCTGCGCGCGCTGCTGGGCGCGGCGCTGCAGGTGGGCGGCGGCCGCTACGCCACGCCCTATGCCCTGGTGCGCGCGCTCAAGGCCGGCGGCGTGCCGGGCCCGGCCATCGCCACGGCGGCGGCGGTGCGGCTGCTGACGGTGCACGGCGCCAAGGGCCTGGAGGCGCCGCTGGTGCTGCTGCTGGACACCGACGCGCCCTCGGCCCGCGCCGAAACCATGGGCGTGATCATCGACTGGCCGGGCGAGGCGCCCGGGCCCCGGCGCTTCGCTTTCCTGGCCAGCCAGAGCCGGCCGCCGGCCTGCTGCGCGCAGGTGCTGGAGGCGGAGCTGGCGGCGCGCCGGCGCGAGGAGCTCAACGCGCTGTACGTGGCCATGACCCGGGCCCGGCAGGAACTGGTCGTCTCCTCGGTGCAGCCGCATGCGCCGGCCGCGGGCAGCTGGTGGCAGCGGCTGCAGCCGCTGGCCGCGCCGCTCGAGGCGCCTGCGCCGTTCGCCGCCGGACCCTCCGCGGCGCAGGAAGCTTTCGACATCCCCGTCGTGCCTGACCTGGACCTGCAGGACACCCCGGCCGCCGGGGGAACCAGGGCCTGGCGCGCCGCCGCCAGCACCGCCTCGCTGTTCGGCCAGGCCCTGCACCGGCTGCTGGAGCTGCCCCCGCCGCCGGACGGCGCCTGGCCGCCGGCCGTGTTGCAGCGGGTGGGGCGCGAGTGCGCGCTGGCGCCGCAGGAGCTGCAGGACGCGGCCGCCATGGCCTGGCGCATCCTGGCAGGCGAGGGCGCCTGGGCCTGGGACGCTTCGGTCGTGTCCTGGCACGGCAACGAGATCGAGCTGCACCACCAGGGCGAGCTGCTGCGCCTGGACCGGCTGGTGCGGCGGCACGACGGCGTGTGGTGGGTGCTGGACTACAAGTCGGGCGCGCGGCCCGAGCATGACGAGGCGCTGCTGGCGCAGCTGCGGCGCTACCGGCAGGCGGTGCAGGCCTGCTCGCCCGGCGCCACGGTGCACGCCGCCTTCCTCACCGGCCAGGGCCGGCTGGTGCGCGTCGAATGA
- the rho gene encoding transcription termination factor Rho has translation MHLNELKALHVSEVLKQAEELEIENTGRMRKQELMFAIIKKRARAGEQVFADGVLEILPDGFGFLRSPDTSFTASTDDIYISPSQVRRFNLHTGDMIEGEVRTPKDGERYFALTKLDMVNGGPPEQNKHKVMFENLTPLFPKEQMKLERDNFKGDENITARVIDIIAPIGKGQRALLVAPPKSGKTVMMQHIAHAIAANYPDSHMMVLLVDERPEEVTEMQRSVKAEVIASTFDEPAARHVHVAEMVIERAKRLVELKKDVVILLDSITRLARAYNNVVPSSGKVLTGGVDANALQRPKRFLGAARNVEEGGSLTIIATALVDTGSRMDEVIFEEFKGTGNCEIHLDRRLYEKRVFPSIQLNRSGTRREELLLAPEILQKTRILRQFMYNMDEIEAMEMVLKSMKATKTNVEFFDMMRRGG, from the coding sequence ATGCACTTAAACGAACTCAAGGCGCTGCACGTTTCAGAAGTCCTCAAGCAGGCCGAAGAGCTTGAGATCGAGAACACCGGCCGCATGCGCAAGCAGGAGCTGATGTTCGCCATCATCAAGAAGCGCGCCCGCGCGGGCGAACAGGTGTTCGCCGACGGGGTGCTCGAGATCCTGCCGGACGGCTTCGGCTTCCTGCGCAGCCCGGACACCAGCTTCACCGCCAGCACCGACGACATCTACATCTCGCCCAGCCAGGTGCGGCGCTTCAACCTGCACACCGGCGACATGATCGAGGGCGAGGTCAGGACGCCCAAGGACGGCGAGCGCTACTTCGCGCTGACCAAGCTGGACATGGTCAACGGCGGGCCGCCCGAGCAGAACAAGCACAAGGTGATGTTCGAGAACCTCACCCCGCTGTTCCCCAAGGAGCAGATGAAGCTCGAGCGCGACAACTTCAAAGGCGACGAGAACATCACCGCCCGCGTGATCGACATCATCGCGCCCATCGGCAAGGGCCAGCGCGCGCTGCTGGTGGCGCCACCCAAGAGCGGCAAGACGGTGATGATGCAGCACATCGCCCACGCCATTGCCGCCAACTACCCCGACAGCCACATGATGGTGCTGCTGGTCGACGAGCGGCCCGAGGAAGTGACCGAGATGCAGCGCTCGGTCAAGGCCGAGGTGATCGCCTCCACCTTCGACGAGCCCGCGGCGCGCCACGTGCACGTGGCCGAGATGGTGATCGAGCGGGCCAAGCGCCTGGTCGAGCTGAAGAAGGACGTGGTGATCCTGCTGGACTCCATCACCCGCCTGGCCCGCGCCTACAACAACGTGGTCCCCTCCTCCGGCAAGGTGCTGACCGGCGGCGTGGACGCCAACGCGCTGCAGCGGCCCAAGCGCTTCCTGGGCGCGGCGCGCAACGTCGAGGAAGGCGGCTCGCTGACCATCATCGCCACCGCGCTGGTCGACACCGGCTCCCGCATGGACGAGGTGATCTTCGAGGAGTTCAAGGGCACCGGCAACTGCGAGATCCACCTGGACCGCCGCCTCTACGAGAAGCGCGTGTTCCCCTCGATCCAGCTCAACCGCTCCGGCACGCGCCGCGAGGAGCTGCTGCTGGCGCCCGAGATCCTGCAGAAGACGCGCATCCTGCGCCAGTTCATGTACAACATGGACGAGATCGAGGCCATGGAGATGGTGCTCAAGTCCATGAAGGCGACCAAGACCAACGTCGAGTTCTTCGACATGATGCGGCGCGGGGGATAG
- the trxA gene encoding thioredoxin TrxA has protein sequence MASDLIKHVSDSSFEADVLQSDKPVLVDYWAEWCGPCKMIAPILDEVSASYRDKLQVAKMNVDENRDIPAKFGIRGIPTLMLFKGGQLAATKVGAMSKAQLTAFIDQQIST, from the coding sequence ATGGCCAGCGACCTGATCAAGCACGTTTCCGACAGCTCCTTCGAAGCCGACGTCCTGCAGTCCGACAAGCCGGTGCTGGTGGACTACTGGGCCGAGTGGTGCGGTCCCTGCAAGATGATCGCGCCCATCCTCGACGAGGTGTCGGCCAGCTACCGCGACAAGCTGCAGGTCGCCAAGATGAACGTGGACGAGAACCGCGACATCCCCGCCAAGTTCGGCATCCGCGGCATCCCCACTTTGATGCTGTTCAAGGGCGGCCAGCTGGCCGCCACCAAGGTCGGCGCGATGAGCAAGGCGCAGCTCACCGCCTTCATCGACCAGCAGATCAGCACCTGA
- a CDS encoding Dps family protein: MAKEKQIPNTPTATAEPTETTLVNADQTAVVPNMNQPGHETQKLGEIVRMPNGLSEDACRRSVELLNQVLVDTMTLRDLYKKHHWQVVGPTFNQLHELFDTHYEQQAELVDIVAERIQLLGGIALAMAHDIAEKTRVKRPPPGREPAAVQIRRLAEAHEQIIVFAREAAEKVEEWKDSGSNDVLVSNVLRTNELQVWFLTEHLVAASPVTA; this comes from the coding sequence ATGGCCAAGGAAAAACAAATCCCGAACACCCCCACCGCGACCGCCGAGCCTACCGAAACCACCCTGGTCAACGCCGACCAGACGGCGGTGGTGCCCAACATGAACCAGCCCGGCCACGAGACGCAGAAGCTGGGCGAGATCGTGCGCATGCCCAACGGCCTGTCCGAGGACGCCTGCCGCCGCAGCGTGGAGCTGCTGAACCAGGTGCTGGTCGACACCATGACCCTGCGCGACTTGTACAAGAAGCACCACTGGCAGGTGGTGGGCCCGACCTTCAACCAGCTGCACGAGCTGTTCGACACGCACTACGAGCAGCAGGCCGAGCTGGTGGACATCGTCGCCGAGCGCATCCAGCTGCTGGGCGGCATCGCGCTGGCCATGGCCCACGACATCGCCGAGAAGACCCGCGTCAAGCGCCCGCCCCCCGGCCGCGAGCCCGCCGCCGTGCAGATCCGCCGCCTGGCCGAGGCGCACGAGCAGATCATCGTGTTCGCCCGCGAGGCCGCCGAGAAGGTGGAGGAGTGGAAGGACTCCGGCAGCAACGACGTGCTGGTGAGCAACGTGCTGCGCACCAACGAGCTGCAGGTGTGGTTCCTGACGGAGCACCTGGTGGCGGCCTCGCCAGTGACGGCCTAA
- a CDS encoding response regulator transcription factor translates to MALILVVEDDRLQRFAAVQALSKAGHQVLEATDGQTGLAMAQSHHPDLLVCDVMMPGLDGYQVLAALRSDPTIAGTPVILLTSLAERTQVRQGMNAGADDYLTKPFSFAELREAVAALLAKSEVHQTHAQQTLVPKLVAAMDAQKHNLSTRYEHQLAAELNLRWNAAEASAGERHYPMATVALIDVLGTGVAELASRLGFSAVRQALQHARDVQYVFGAKHLTLQGERLMAVFADDESRPVHDAALRAARAALALAGTRPVAVAAGSSAPAELTHTAAVVLHSGPITALQLGDPLHAGADDVLLSGPALAEADMLLDLCRTQGWRMACSQAMLQELGAAATLGDRTTLASHELEGGPDGGLTASEFLGLA, encoded by the coding sequence ATGGCGCTCATACTCGTGGTCGAAGACGACCGCCTCCAGCGGTTCGCGGCGGTGCAGGCCCTCAGCAAGGCCGGACACCAGGTGCTGGAGGCCACCGATGGCCAGACCGGCCTGGCGATGGCCCAATCGCACCATCCCGACCTGCTGGTGTGCGACGTGATGATGCCCGGCCTGGACGGCTACCAGGTGCTGGCGGCGCTGCGCAGCGACCCGACCATCGCCGGCACGCCGGTGATCCTGCTGACCTCGCTGGCCGAGCGCACCCAGGTGCGCCAGGGCATGAATGCCGGCGCCGACGACTACCTGACCAAGCCGTTCAGCTTCGCCGAACTGCGCGAGGCCGTGGCCGCGCTGCTGGCCAAGAGCGAGGTGCACCAGACCCACGCGCAGCAGACGCTGGTGCCCAAGCTGGTGGCGGCCATGGACGCGCAGAAGCACAACCTGTCCACCCGCTACGAGCACCAGCTCGCCGCCGAACTCAATCTGCGCTGGAACGCCGCCGAGGCGTCGGCGGGCGAGCGCCACTACCCCATGGCCACCGTGGCCCTGATCGACGTGCTGGGAACCGGGGTCGCCGAGCTGGCCTCGCGCCTGGGTTTTTCCGCGGTGCGCCAGGCGCTGCAGCATGCCCGCGACGTGCAGTACGTGTTCGGCGCCAAGCATCTGACGCTGCAGGGCGAGCGGCTGATGGCGGTGTTCGCCGACGACGAAAGCCGGCCGGTGCACGATGCCGCGCTGCGCGCCGCGCGTGCCGCCCTGGCCCTGGCCGGCACGCGTCCGGTGGCCGTCGCCGCCGGCTCGTCCGCTCCGGCCGAGCTGACCCACACCGCGGCGGTGGTGCTGCACAGCGGGCCCATCACGGCGCTGCAGCTGGGCGACCCGCTGCATGCCGGCGCCGACGACGTGCTGCTGTCCGGCCCCGCGCTGGCCGAAGCTGACATGCTGCTGGACCTGTGCCGCACCCAGGGCTGGCGCATGGCCTGCTCGCAGGCCATGCTGCAGGAGCTGGGTGCGGCCGCGACCCTGGGCGACCGGACCACCTTGGCCTCGCACGAGCTGGAAGGTGGGCCCGACGGCGGGCTGACGGCGAGCGAGTTCCTGGGCCTGGCCTGA
- a CDS encoding PD-(D/E)XK nuclease family protein — protein MLSQIEELMARRGAHASRTVVLVPYAQLMPLARRLWARRRPDGFSPRFDTTMNWAARLGFAPADEDLAFDMGRDLLTARAWLERAGLGARAGVLAGRLVEAAWQLGAAAAAVAPQRRAEWAGRAREAAVRGLGDASSLLALEAAVARIAVEWAAASSYASDTLWRAEAADGLDLLVLLQGLEADPLAQGLAGLLGDKAVVLPLDAPGPAGEVVLHEAADPSHEAEAAAACVVRHLQAGRVPVALAAVDRELTRRIRAMLGARRIAIRDETGWKLSTTRAAATVMAGLRACAFLASSDEVLDWLKHLPAAAPATVSALERRVRRTGLRDWGAVHAGRIEGEPAGWARLIEQANAWRERLQAPRPLRQWQRALRELLQATRQWDALEADAAGVQVLEVLGLAGSDEGRWGLAQAARRMTLADFTAWASDALEAESFVPEVPALEQVVILPFNQLLARPFAALVLPGCDELRLAPSPEPPGPWTAAQREALGLPARDALERALRAGWAQALRTPHCDVLWRRSDDSGEPVLPSPLVQQLRLAGAVPAPGDPREPRSLRPQPVSRPRPVAATLTVETLSASGYEDLRRCPYRFFALRQLGLQEAAEIDADLDKRDFGNWLHEVLGAFHLALLESAGAPQSRAALLDRVAAEVTRSQGLADGEFLPFAAAWPQVRDGYLDWLGRHEAEGGARFDSAERELQMPLGTVRLVGRIDRIDRLPDGRVLVMDYKTESRSVTAERVRGAGEDTQLAFYAALLEDDSLRAAYVNVGERGKTEILEQPAVVQARDALVEGILHDLRRIAEGAALPALGEGRACEFCAARGLCRRDFWSL, from the coding sequence TTGCTGAGCCAGATCGAGGAGCTGATGGCGCGCCGCGGCGCGCATGCGTCGCGCACGGTCGTGCTGGTGCCCTACGCGCAGCTGATGCCGCTGGCGCGCCGGTTGTGGGCGCGGCGCCGGCCCGACGGCTTCTCGCCGCGTTTCGATACCACCATGAACTGGGCCGCCCGACTGGGCTTCGCGCCCGCCGACGAGGACCTAGCCTTCGACATGGGGCGCGACCTGCTCACCGCCCGCGCCTGGCTGGAGCGGGCCGGGCTGGGCGCGCGCGCCGGCGTGCTGGCCGGCCGGCTGGTCGAGGCCGCCTGGCAGCTGGGCGCCGCGGCGGCCGCGGTGGCGCCGCAGCGGCGGGCCGAGTGGGCCGGCCGCGCGCGCGAAGCGGCCGTGCGCGGCCTGGGCGATGCGTCCTCGCTGCTGGCGCTGGAGGCCGCCGTGGCCCGCATCGCGGTCGAATGGGCGGCCGCCTCGTCCTACGCCAGCGACACCTTGTGGCGGGCCGAGGCCGCCGACGGCCTGGACCTGCTGGTGCTGCTGCAGGGCCTGGAGGCCGACCCGCTGGCGCAGGGGCTGGCCGGGCTGCTGGGCGACAAGGCGGTGGTGCTGCCGCTGGATGCGCCCGGGCCGGCCGGCGAGGTGGTGCTGCACGAGGCGGCCGACCCCTCGCACGAGGCCGAGGCGGCGGCGGCCTGCGTGGTGCGCCACCTGCAGGCCGGCCGCGTGCCGGTGGCGCTGGCCGCGGTGGACCGGGAGCTGACGCGCCGCATCCGCGCCATGCTGGGTGCGAGGCGCATCGCCATCCGCGACGAGACCGGCTGGAAGCTCTCGACCACGCGTGCCGCGGCCACCGTCATGGCCGGCCTGCGCGCCTGCGCCTTCCTCGCCAGCAGCGACGAGGTGCTGGACTGGCTCAAGCATCTGCCGGCGGCCGCACCCGCCACGGTGTCCGCCCTGGAGCGCCGCGTGCGCCGGACCGGGCTGCGCGACTGGGGCGCGGTCCACGCCGGGCGCATCGAAGGCGAGCCCGCCGGCTGGGCCCGGTTGATCGAGCAGGCCAATGCCTGGCGCGAGCGGCTGCAGGCGCCGCGTCCGCTGAGGCAGTGGCAGCGGGCCCTGCGCGAGCTGCTGCAGGCCACCCGCCAATGGGATGCGCTGGAAGCGGACGCCGCCGGCGTCCAGGTGCTGGAGGTGCTCGGCCTGGCCGGCAGCGACGAGGGGCGCTGGGGCCTCGCGCAGGCGGCGCGGCGGATGACGCTGGCCGACTTCACGGCCTGGGCCAGCGACGCGCTGGAAGCCGAGAGCTTCGTGCCCGAGGTGCCGGCGCTGGAGCAGGTGGTGATCCTGCCGTTCAACCAGCTGCTGGCCCGGCCCTTCGCCGCGCTGGTGCTGCCAGGATGCGACGAGCTGCGCCTGGCGCCCTCGCCGGAGCCGCCCGGCCCCTGGACGGCGGCGCAGCGGGAGGCCCTGGGCCTGCCGGCGCGCGACGCGCTGGAGCGGGCGCTGCGCGCCGGCTGGGCGCAGGCGCTGCGCACGCCGCATTGCGACGTGCTCTGGCGCCGCAGCGACGACAGCGGCGAACCGGTGCTGCCCAGCCCGCTGGTGCAGCAGCTGCGGCTGGCCGGCGCGGTGCCGGCGCCCGGGGACCCGCGCGAGCCCCGCTCGCTGCGGCCCCAGCCCGTGAGCCGCCCCCGGCCGGTCGCGGCGACACTCACGGTGGAGACCCTGTCGGCCAGCGGCTACGAGGACCTGCGGCGCTGCCCCTACCGGTTCTTCGCCCTGCGCCAGCTGGGCCTGCAGGAGGCGGCCGAGATCGACGCCGACCTGGACAAGCGCGATTTCGGCAACTGGCTGCACGAGGTGCTGGGCGCCTTCCACCTGGCGCTGCTGGAGTCCGCCGGCGCGCCCCAGTCGCGCGCCGCGCTGCTGGACCGGGTGGCGGCCGAGGTCACGCGCTCGCAGGGCCTGGCCGACGGCGAATTCCTGCCGTTTGCGGCCGCCTGGCCGCAGGTGCGCGACGGCTACCTGGACTGGCTGGGCCGCCACGAGGCCGAGGGCGGGGCGCGCTTCGACAGCGCCGAGCGCGAGCTGCAGATGCCGCTGGGGACGGTGCGCCTGGTCGGCCGCATCGACCGCATCGACCGCCTGCCGGACGGGCGCGTGCTGGTGATGGACTACAAGACCGAGTCGCGCTCGGTCACCGCCGAGCGGGTGCGCGGCGCCGGCGAGGACACGCAGCTGGCCTTCTACGCCGCGCTGCTGGAGGACGACTCGCTGCGCGCCGCCTACGTGAACGTGGGCGAGCGCGGCAAGACCGAGATCCTGGAGCAGCCGGCGGTGGTGCAGGCGCGCGACGCCCTGGTCGAAGGCATCCTGCACGACCTGCGGCGCATCGCCGAAGGCGCCGCGCTGCCGGCGCTGGGCGAGGGCCGGGCCTGCGAGTTCTGCGCCGCGCGCGGCCTGTGCCGGCGCGACTTCTGGAGCCTATGA
- a CDS encoding TIGR03862 family flavoprotein, which translates to MTMVVAVVGAGPAGLMAAEVLSAAGLPVEVFDAMPSAGRKFLLAGRGGLNLTHGEALEAFLGRYGERRPQLEALVRAWGPQQLRDWAQGLGVETFVGSSGRVFPTDMKAAPLLRAWLHRLRAAGVRFHMRHRWTGWDDAGALRLATPEGELLLQPRATVLALGGASWPRLGSDGAWLPLLRQRGVDVAPLVPANCGFDRAGGWSAYFGERFAGQPFKSVAVALDPAGPWKKGEFVATATGIEGSLVYAVSAALRDAIAAQGGARLWLDLLPGRSAAQVQAEVTHPRGSRSLASHLKSRLGLDGIKLALLHESLPGEAMRDAPRLAAAIKALPLELSAPRPVAEAISSAGGVRFEGLDAGLMLRALPGVFCAGEMLDWEAPTGGYLLTACLASGRRAAQGVRGHLTG; encoded by the coding sequence ATGACGATGGTGGTGGCCGTGGTCGGCGCCGGGCCGGCCGGCCTGATGGCGGCCGAGGTCCTGTCGGCGGCCGGCCTGCCGGTGGAGGTGTTCGATGCCATGCCCTCGGCCGGCCGCAAGTTCCTGCTGGCCGGGCGCGGCGGCCTCAACCTCACGCACGGCGAGGCGCTGGAGGCCTTTCTCGGGCGCTACGGCGAGCGGCGGCCGCAGCTGGAGGCCCTGGTGCGCGCGTGGGGCCCGCAGCAGCTGCGCGACTGGGCGCAGGGCCTGGGCGTGGAGACCTTCGTCGGCAGCTCGGGACGCGTCTTTCCCACGGACATGAAGGCGGCGCCGCTGCTGCGCGCCTGGCTGCACCGGCTGCGCGCGGCCGGGGTGCGCTTCCACATGCGGCACCGCTGGACCGGCTGGGACGATGCGGGCGCCCTGCGCCTCGCCACGCCGGAGGGCGAGCTCCTCCTGCAGCCCCGGGCCACGGTGCTGGCCCTGGGCGGCGCCAGCTGGCCGCGCCTGGGATCGGACGGCGCCTGGTTGCCCCTGCTGCGCCAGCGCGGCGTGGACGTTGCGCCGCTGGTGCCGGCCAACTGCGGCTTCGATCGCGCCGGCGGCTGGAGCGCCTACTTCGGCGAGCGCTTCGCGGGCCAGCCCTTCAAGTCGGTCGCCGTGGCCCTGGACCCCGCCGGCCCCTGGAAGAAGGGCGAATTCGTGGCCACCGCCACCGGCATCGAAGGCAGCTTGGTCTATGCCGTGTCGGCGGCCTTGCGCGACGCGATCGCGGCGCAGGGCGGCGCCCGCCTGTGGCTGGACCTGCTGCCGGGCCGCAGCGCCGCCCAGGTGCAGGCCGAGGTGACGCACCCGCGCGGCTCGCGCTCGCTGGCCAGCCACCTCAAAAGTCGGCTCGGCCTGGACGGCATCAAGCTGGCCCTGCTGCACGAGAGCCTGCCGGGCGAGGCGATGCGCGATGCGCCACGGCTGGCCGCCGCGATCAAGGCGCTGCCCCTCGAGCTGTCGGCACCGCGGCCCGTCGCCGAGGCCATCAGCAGCGCCGGCGGCGTGCGCTTCGAGGGCCTGGATGCCGGGCTGATGCTGCGGGCGCTGCCGGGCGTGTTCTGCGCCGGCGAGATGCTGGACTGGGAGGCGCCCACCGGGGGCTACCTGCTGACCGCCTGCCTGGCCAGCGGCCGCCGCGCGGCGCAGGGCGTGCGCGGCCATCTCACCGGTTGA